The window TTCAGTAATTCACTTGAATCTATACTCTAACTTATTTTATCAGATATTTCCGAAATAGAATATCTTTTGGGAAGAAAATTATCTTTTTTTTTATTTCTAAAAACGGTATACTATTTGAAGTAAACTTTTTTTATTAATCAGGAGGAGAAAAGGGTGAAAAAAATTACAGAAAGATTTTTTAAATATATAAAAATTGACACTAAATCAGATGAAAGCAGACTGACTTGTCCTAGTACAGAGAGTCAGATGGGATTTGCAAAGCTCATGGTAGAGGAATTAAAAGAGATAGGAATGGAAAAAGTCACTCTAGATGAGAATGGCTATGTCACTGCAACCCTCCCTTCAAATACAGAGAAAGAGATACCTGTCATAGGATTTATAGCTCATATGGACACCGCACCATCTTTTTCTGGAAAGGATATAAAACCCAGAATTGTTGAAAAATATAACGGAGAAGAGATTATTTTAAACAGTCGGGAGAATATAATAATGTCCCCTGATGACTTTCCTGAATTAAAAAACTATTTGGGACAGGAGATTATAGTGACTGATGGGACAACTCTTCTAGGAGCAGATGACAAGGCGGGTATAACAGAGATAATAACAGCCATGGAGTATCTGATAAATAATCCGAGTATAAAGCATGGGGAGATAAAGGTAGGTTTTACCCCTGATGAAGAGATAGGAAAAGGAGCCGACCTCTTTGACGTCGAGAAGTTTGGAGCCGATTATGCCTACACAATCGACGGAGGCGAAATAGGAGAGCTAGAGTATGAAAATTTTAATGCCGCATCGGCAAGGTTGAAAATAAATGGAAGAAATATCCATCCAGGGACATCTAAAAATAAGATGATCAACTCTATGCTGCTTGGGATGGAGCTGAACTCTATGCTTCCTGTGAGTGAGAGGCCTGAATATACTGAAAACTATGAAGGGTTTTTTCTTCTCTGTGACATGAAGGGAGATGTGGAAACCACCAGTATGAACTATATCATAAGGGACCACCAGATGGGAAAATTTATTCAGAAAAAAAATCTCATGAAAAATGCCGTGGATTTTCTGAAGAAAAAATATGATTCTGGAATTTTTGAGCTAGAAATAAAAGACAATTATTTCAACATGAGGGAAAAGGTACTTCCTGTGATAGAAATAGTGGATATTGTAAAAAAATCCATGGAGGATATAGGGGTAAAACCCATAGTGAAGCCAATAAGAGGCGGGACAGACGGAGCCAGACTTTCATACATGGGCCTTCCGTGTCCTAATATATTTACAGGAGGGCATAATTTTCACGGGAAGTTTGAGTATATTCCGGTGCAGTCAATGGAAAAATCGGTGGAACTCATAGTTAAAATATGCCAG is drawn from uncultured Ilyobacter sp. and contains these coding sequences:
- the pepT gene encoding peptidase T, with the translated sequence MKKITERFFKYIKIDTKSDESRLTCPSTESQMGFAKLMVEELKEIGMEKVTLDENGYVTATLPSNTEKEIPVIGFIAHMDTAPSFSGKDIKPRIVEKYNGEEIILNSRENIIMSPDDFPELKNYLGQEIIVTDGTTLLGADDKAGITEIITAMEYLINNPSIKHGEIKVGFTPDEEIGKGADLFDVEKFGADYAYTIDGGEIGELEYENFNAASARLKINGRNIHPGTSKNKMINSMLLGMELNSMLPVSERPEYTENYEGFFLLCDMKGDVETTSMNYIIRDHQMGKFIQKKNLMKNAVDFLKKKYDSGIFELEIKDNYFNMREKVLPVIEIVDIVKKSMEDIGVKPIVKPIRGGTDGARLSYMGLPCPNIFTGGHNFHGKFEYIPVQSMEKSVELIVKICQNYAESEEIINKKNNI